The Castanea sativa cultivar Marrone di Chiusa Pesio chromosome 11, ASM4071231v1 genome contains a region encoding:
- the LOC142614662 gene encoding scarecrow-like protein 6, whose translation MEDWEGVLSESSSGQDKSIMRLIMGDIEDPSLGLNKLLHQDIEFNSGFGMIDQAATFGCLEMSNNLLPSIDPSADFPFNGGGTNAARLGSVSTPNHNPMFSVATSNNLLPAVFHHHQQQQQQQVQTIEDLDEKPQIFNPPMMQQNQAQSSQNPALFMPLTYAQLQEHHLISPPLAKRHNLGGIEPNYQVPKLPFSEPGQELLRRQQQQQQNQLQMLPQHIQQRPMMVSKQKVVCNELASQQQQHAHQLLFDQLYQLAELIETGNNPVRAQGILARLNHQLSPIGKPFQRAAFYFKEALQLLLRNTNNTNCNASLSLSSPPPPISLIFKIGAYKSFSEVSPVLQFANFTCNQALLEALDGFDTIRIIDFDIGFGGQWASLMQELALKQGDGPALKITAFVSPSTHDELELGFTQENLKHFATEINLAFEFQFLSLESLNSGSWPLPLHVSESEAIAVNLPIGSFSNYPLSLPLILGFVKQLSPKIVVSLDRGCDQTDVPFPDHIIHAVQSYSGLLESLDAVNVNLDALQKIERYFLQPGIEKIVLGHRSPDRTPPWRSLFLSSGFSPLTFSNFTESQAECLLQRTPVRGFHVEKKQTALVLFWQRKELISASVWRC comes from the coding sequence ATGGAAGATTGGGAAGGTGTGTTGTCTGAGTCCTCGTCAGGTCAAGATAAGTCTattatgagattgattatgggGGACATTGAAGACCCATCTCTGGGTCTCAACAAGCTCTTGCATCAAGACATTGAATTCAACTCAGGTTTTGGTATGATAGATCAAGCTGCTACCTTTGGCTGTCTTGAAATGTCCAACAATTTGTTGCCTAGCATTGACCCTTCTGCTGATTTTCCATTCAATGGTGGTGGCACCAATGCAGCCAGGCTTGGCTCAGTTTCGACTCCAAATCACAACCCCATGTTCTCTGTTGCAACAAGTAATAATCTTTTGCCAGCCGtgtttcatcatcatcaacaacaacaacaacagcaggTGCAAACAATTGAAGATTTAGATGAGAAGCCACAGATTTTCAATCCACCGATGATGCAACAGAATCAAGCTCAGTCTTCTCAAAACCCGGCTTTGTTTATGCCTTTAACATATGCCCAATTGCAAGAGCATCACCTTATTTCACCGCCACTGGCGAAAAGGCATAATCTTGGGGGTATTGAGCCTAATTATCAGGTACCCAAGTTGCCATTTTCGGAACCAGGGCAAGAGCTTCTTCGAAggcagcaacaacaacagcaaaatCAGCTTCAGATGCTTCCTCAACATATCCAGCAGAGGCCAATGATGGTTTCAAAGCAGAAAGTGGTGTGCAATGAATTGGCAAGTCAACAGCAACAGCATGCAcatcaattattatttgatCAGTTATACCAGTTAGCAGAGCTGATAGAAACTGGGAATAATCCGGTACGTGCGCAAGGGATATTGGCGCGGCTCAATCACCAGCTCTCTCCAATTGGTAAGCCTTTTCAAAGGGCTGCTTTCTATTTCAAGGAGGCCTTGCAATTGCTTCTTCGTAATACTAATAATACTAATTGTAATGCTTCTTTGAGTTtgtcatcaccaccaccacccattAGTCTTATTTTCAAGATTGGTGCATACAAATCATTCTCAGAAGTCTCTCCTGTACTTCAGTTTGCCAATTTTACTTGTAACCAAGCTCTTCTTGAAGCTTTGgatggctttgataccattcgcattattgattttgatattggGTTTGGTGGGCAGTGGGCTTCTCTTATGCAAGAGCTCGCCTTGAAGCAAGGCGATGGTCCAGCTCTTAAAATCACTGCATTTGTATCCCCATCCACACACGATGAACTTGAGCTTGGTTTCACTCAAGAAAACTTGAAACATTTTGCTACTGAGATTAATCTTGCATTtgagtttcaatttttaagCCTTGAGTCCTTGAACTCTGGTTCTTGGCCACTGCCCCTTCATGTATCGGAGAGTGAGGCAATTGCAGTGAATCTGCCAATTGGTTCCTTTTCCAACTACCCTTTATCCCTTCCTTTGATTCTTGGCTTCGTGAAGCAGCTCTCACCAAAAATTGTGGTCTCTTTGGATAGAGGTTGTGATCAAACCGATGTCCCATTTCCTGACCATATAATTCATGCTGTTCAATCTTATTCGGGTCTGCTTGAATCGTTGGATGCTGTTAATGTCAATCTAGATGCCTTGCAGAAGATTGAGAGGTATTTTCTGCAACCAGGAATTGAGAAAATTGTGTTGGGTCACCGCTCACCTGATAGAACGCCTCCGTGGAGGAGTCTATTTTTGTCATCTGGATTCTCCCCATTGACATTCAGCAACTTCACCGAGTCCCAAGCAGAGTGTCTGCTGCAGAGGACTCCAGTTCGGGGATTCCATGTCGAGAAGAAGCAAACTGCACTTGTTCTCTTTTGGCAGCGAAAGGAGCTTATCTCAGCTTCAGTTTGGAGGTGCTGA
- the LOC142616570 gene encoding uncharacterized protein LOC142616570: MYNSRTDLVEYVSHFNQRMAIHSKNKTLICKVFPSSLGPMAISWFSNLKEHSISSFREFTQAFRTCFINCSRVPQLLDSLLSMTMLEGKTLKTYFNRYWEMFNEIKGNFNDVAISTFKVSLPTEHDLRKSLTRKPVGTMRQLMDRIDKYKRVEEDQ; this comes from the coding sequence ATGTACAACAGTAGGACAGACCTCGTAGAGTATGTGAGCCATTTCAACCAGAGAATGGCCATACATTCTAAGAACAAGACCCTAATATGCAAGGTGTTCCCCTCTAGTTTGGGGCCCATGGCTATAAGTTGGTTTAGCAACCTGAAGGAACACTCTATTAGCTCATTTAGGGAGTTCACTCAGGCATTTAGGACTTGTTTTATCAATTGTAGCAGGGTTCCTCAGCTTTTGGACTCACTATTGTCCATGACGATGCTTGAAGGGAAGACCCTGAAAACATATTTcaacaggtattgggagatgttcaacgagattAAGGGAAACTTCAATGACGTGGCCATAAGCACCTTTAAGGTCAGCCTACCCAccgagcatgacttgaggaagtccctAACAAGAAAGCCCGTCGGAACCATGCGCcagctcatggatcgcattgataAGTATAAGCGAGTCGAAGAAGACCAGTag